A genomic window from Sphingobacterium sp. BN32 includes:
- a CDS encoding FecR family protein, translating to MIHQDQIVLAELAALLARGIALSADEKLALDNLLNKYPEGREILHTMFSNEQIVLDFKPSHSDLDKEWRKFSRKANRYEESKRGFSRKTYLQVAAVLISISIASFIWWDTNQKPDYLLNMEQFGQKNDVLPGRNFAQLEIDGVGKFDLSTENPKDNRENDHSFQNSLKQKNSSSNPVYRFKIPKRSFYALTLSDGTKVWLNPESQLTYVFGFSAKERRVRLKGEAYFEVAKDLDRPFIVQIDGMQIKAVGTAFSVTNYSKDESKVILTEGKVDLATGQNLTAIDVGHQAQFSNQSLVIEKATNLGQAYAIKEGYFNFNDKDIEEILDEIKRWYGVDLILKRALSTKKYMGSINKEVTLGELCLLLKKLTNYDFVIESDKLIVQ from the coding sequence ATGATACATCAAGACCAGATTGTTTTAGCCGAACTAGCAGCCTTACTAGCTAGAGGGATAGCATTGTCTGCTGATGAAAAGTTAGCTTTAGATAATTTATTGAACAAATATCCAGAGGGGAGAGAGATTCTTCATACTATGTTCAGCAATGAGCAAATTGTACTTGATTTCAAACCTAGCCATAGCGATCTGGATAAGGAATGGCGTAAGTTTTCTCGAAAAGCTAATCGATATGAGGAGTCTAAGCGCGGTTTTAGTCGGAAAACATATTTGCAAGTAGCGGCGGTACTGATTTCAATTTCTATTGCTTCTTTCATTTGGTGGGATACCAATCAAAAGCCCGACTATTTGTTAAATATGGAACAATTTGGTCAAAAGAATGACGTTCTGCCGGGGAGGAATTTTGCTCAACTGGAGATTGACGGCGTCGGGAAATTTGACTTGTCGACTGAAAACCCCAAAGATAATCGGGAGAACGATCATAGCTTTCAAAATTCTTTAAAACAAAAAAATTCTTCAAGCAATCCTGTCTATCGATTTAAGATTCCGAAGCGCTCTTTTTATGCACTTACCTTAAGTGACGGTACAAAAGTTTGGTTGAATCCAGAGTCTCAATTAACGTATGTATTTGGTTTTTCTGCCAAAGAAAGGCGCGTGCGCCTAAAAGGGGAGGCTTATTTTGAAGTCGCTAAAGATCTTGACAGACCATTTATTGTCCAAATCGACGGCATGCAGATTAAGGCTGTCGGAACAGCCTTCTCTGTTACGAATTATAGCAAAGATGAGTCAAAAGTCATATTGACTGAAGGAAAGGTTGATTTAGCTACTGGTCAAAACCTTACAGCGATCGATGTTGGACATCAGGCTCAATTCAGCAATCAATCCTTAGTCATTGAGAAAGCAACGAATTTGGGACAAGCCTACGCCATTAAGGAGGGATATTTCAATTTCAATGATAAGGATATCGAAGAAATTCTAGATGAAATAAAAAGATGGTATGGAGTCGATTTGATTCTTAAGAGAGCACTTAGCACAAAAAAATATATGGGAAGCATCAACAAAGAAGTCACATTAGGTGAATTGTGCTTATTACTTAAGAAGTTAACAAACTATGATTTTGTAATCGAAAGTGACAAACTGATAGTTCAATAA
- a CDS encoding RNA polymerase sigma-70 factor: protein MESVERLFKTYFLRLESFAIHWVREEQIAKDIVQDAFLNLLEQADILVKSEIVIKSYLYSTVKNMSLNYLRNNQTRSRINSSFIHVEEDQYGLMDNLIRAEVMGELYEELSKLPEGCQHICRLIYFNGMKYEEVAQELNVSINTVKTQRQRALRLLRIKILKVLFILFY, encoded by the coding sequence ATGGAGTCGGTAGAAAGGCTTTTTAAAACTTATTTTCTAAGACTAGAATCTTTTGCCATTCATTGGGTAAGGGAGGAACAAATTGCGAAAGATATTGTCCAAGATGCCTTTTTAAATTTGCTGGAACAGGCCGATATTTTGGTTAAGTCTGAGATTGTAATTAAGAGCTACTTATATAGTACAGTGAAAAATATGAGCTTAAACTACCTAAGAAACAATCAAACGAGAAGTAGGATAAACAGCAGTTTCATCCACGTAGAGGAAGATCAGTACGGTTTAATGGATAATTTAATTCGCGCAGAGGTTATGGGAGAGTTATACGAAGAACTGTCTAAACTACCAGAAGGCTGCCAACATATTTGCCGGCTTATATATTTTAATGGAATGAAATACGAAGAGGTCGCGCAAGAATTGAATGTTAGCATCAATACAGTGAAGACACAGCGGCAACGAGCTCTTCGATTGCTAAGAATTAAGATTCTAAAGGTCCTATTTATACTATTTTATTGA